The window CTGTCTACCAGTAATGTGTAATGGGCCCCCTCAGCCGCTGCAGCTGTCGCCTGAGGCTCGGGCAGATTTCTCCATGTTTGGTGTCTTTTAGCCAAGGGTAgttatatttacagaaaatatgcTTCTATTAACACTGTCATTAACAGCCCTGCGTGTTTTGGAAAGGAGGGTTCAGTATCACTATGTTCCTCCATTAGATGAGAAGACCTGAAGACAGAGTAGTTTATCATCTGAGATCATCCCGCAACCCTGCAGCAGAGTCAGAGCTGAGGCTCTAGTCCTGCTCTGGTGTTCTGTCTTACTGGCTGTAGTTTTTACTTGTTTTAGTAGCTTTGAATGGATTAACTTCAGAAATTACTGGCTGGGTTCAGTGGGCAGTGTTGGGGAGCAGAGCAAGTGATTTGGACCTAAAATCCGTGTAACTAAATACATAATTTTTGCATGGTAGTTGTGGAGCTGGAAATACTGCGTAGTGACCCACACAAGAATGAATGGTCTTATTTGATCAATTGTGAATGTCTTCAGAAGGAAACCTTTTGGTTTGTAGCTAAGAAGTAGGAATCCTGTGTTCAGAGCCTGCAGGCTTCTCCTGGAGGTCACTCTGTGAAAACACTGTCTCCCTGTCATAGCACATATTGATAATCTTGTCCTCTTCTTCCACCCCATAGGTCCAGAGCTGGAAGAGATTCCTGAGCCACCCAAAAAGATGGTCCCCAGGTTCCGGGTGCGACCACGTTTTGAACCCATACACTTTgtcaccagtgctgagaaggatGACAAGAAGGAAGAATCTCTGGATAACCAAATGCAGGAGGTGAACCAGGAGGCAAATACGAACAGCATAGTGCAGCCACCTGAAAACTGTACAAATTCTTTTGTGAGTGCACGGGAGGTGGATCCCCAGCTCTCCAACTCAGCTGGGTTTGGCTTTGcaggccaggcagcagcagccaagaAGGCTGTGAATAGCATGGACTCTACTGCAAGCAGCGTGTTGCAGGTTTCTGTTTCTCCTTCGACTGTCCAGTCTGCATCAGAGACTTTCCCTCCGTCAGCTATAATGCTGAAGCAGAGTTTTATTGAGAAACTGTCAGCAGCTATCTGGAAAAATCTTGCTAACCCAGATGCAAACACTGGGACTGATAAAATTAACTATACGTATCTTTTGACACGTTCAATTCAGGCATGCAAGACAAATCCTGAATATATTTATGTTCCTCTGAAAGAAATCGCCCCTGCTGACCTCCCCAAGAGCAGGAAACTTCTAACAGATGGCTTCGCTTGTGAAGTGCGGTGTCAGAACGTCTACCTGACCACCGGTTACGCCGGCAGCAAAAACGGATCCAGGGATCGAGCCGCGGAGCTGGCGGTCAGGCTGCTGAAGAACTCTGTGGAAGTTCGAGTCGTTCAGCGGAAGTTCAGGCACACCTATCACGAAGACTTGGTGGTGTGTGAGGCAGGCGTGAGTCGCCCAGATTTCCCTCCTGCTCTTAAACCTCACGAGGAGTTTGTAGTTGCCAACAGGGACTGTGTCCCGATGCAGCCTGGTACTGAATCTGTGAAAGGTTCCACGAATACCAGCAAACACTGGACTAGTTTTGTCCTCACGGAGAATGCCAGCGACGCAATAGGAATACTTAACAATTCTGCCTCATATAACAAAATGTCTGTTGAATATAAATACGAATTAATGCCCAACCGCTCGTGGCGTTGTCAAGTGTATCTCCAAGATCACTGCCTAGCTGAGGGATTTGGCACTAAAAAGACCAGCAAACACGCGGCAGCTGAGGAGGCCTTGAAGATTCTGCAGAAGATGCAGTCAAATATAACTACCATCAAAGTGACCCAGGTTCAGAAAGTGGGCTGCTCATCGCGGGGCTCCGGGAGGAAGAAGGACCTGAAGGACCTCGTGATTTATGAGAACTCCAATAATCCAGTGTGTACGCTGAACGACACCGCCCAGTTCAACAAGATGACGGTGGAGTATGTCTTTGAGAGGATGACTGGCATGCGGTGGAAGTGCAAGGTGCTGCTTGAAGATGAATTCATTGCAGAAGCAGTTGGAGTGAAGAAATCTGTCAAGCATGAGGCAGCAGAGGAAGCCGTGAAAATCCTCAAAAAGACTCAGCCAACTGTTGTTAATAACCTGAAGAAAGGCACCATCGAAGATGTCATCTCCAGAAATGAGATTCGGGGTCGCTCAGCAGAAGAGGCTTTCAAACAGAAGATCAAAGAAGATAACATTGGGAATCAAATTTTAAGAAAGATGGGCTGGACAGGCGGTGGCCTAGGGAAAGACGGTGAAGGAATTAGAGAGCCTATCTCGGTGAAGGAGCAGTTTAAAAGGGAGGGACTTGGGCTTGATGTAGAAAGGGTGAACAAAATCGCTAAAAGAGATATTGAAGAGATCATTCGAAACTATGCACGCTCAGAAAGTCACATTGACTTGACTTTCTCTAGAGAACTGACCATGGATGAGCGGAAGCAGATACATCAGATTGCCCAAAAATATGGTCTTAAAAGTAAATCTCATGGGCAGGGGCACAACAGATACTTGGTGGTGAGCAGGAAGCGGCGCAAGGAGGATCTGTTGGACCAGCTGAAGCAAGAAGGCCAGGTTGGGCATTATGAGCTTATTATGCCTCAGGCAAAGTGAGGTTAGGTGTCCCACGTCACCACAGACTGAGCTTCCTAGATACTCGATTAAAGAAAGAGatgctgcatttttcttgttgttgGTTATATTAACGTTGAAGTCTTTTACTTCGttaatataatttcaaaaatgTTGTTAGACATTTAGAACTGACCAAGTTCTGTTCAAGTATATTAGCACAACCCAAAAGCAGTAGTGCTGTTACTGTATGTGTCTTTGATATTACTTGTTCCTCcatattttaatagttttgtaATAGCAAAAACACATGTCCAACGAGAATGAATTTGACATCATTTAAAATTATAGTTCCCTTATTCTTCTTGaccaaggaaggaaaaaaaaatgccttttttttaaaaaaaaaataaaataataaaaagcaaaggaaatgcagTCTGGAGGAATAGACCTGTATGTAAAGTTGGtattaatgacaataaaaataaaactttatttctggaaaaaaacaggatttgtcacactttgtataaaaaaaaatgtgtgaaaactGCATTTATTCTTGAGAAATATATAGAGGTCTTGTCTCCACTGTGTATGTATGTAGAAAGATGTCCTTAACCTGTTTAACAATACAGTTTTATTCATAGATTTCTACATTGAGTCTCCCATACTGAGAATTCCCGAAAGCACCTTAATTGTCACTGTATTGGACCGAGATAATTCCAGTGCATTTTTACCTTGGAGCACTGCTTGACATGTGCAAATACCATGGTGAAGTGTGAAATATAAGAACTGGAGGTAAACGCAGAGCCCACGCTCAAAGATGCTCGTGTAGCTTGTGGGGACTGTTATATaacttatttttttactttgaacaTAAGCTCTTTAATCCTGAGCAAAGTCAAACCTGTGCCTAATGATGTCTCTGCTCCATTACTGTACCTGTGCTTGTGTCTGTCAGGCGCGAAGCCCAAGTAAACTTTGTGGTGTTGCTCTGGCGTGTGGTGTGAGTGCGGCGTCTCTCCAGGGCGGGCAGGCGCTGCCGGGAGCCCGGGGCGCTTCTCTCCTTGCTGGGGGGAGCAGGTCCCCCCCTCTGCCGGGATCGTACCGCAGGTGCTGGTGCTGCGTGAGCCTGGCAGGAACGCTGGCTTCCCGCGGGGAGAGCGCAGAGGTTGGGGATGGCCCTGGGGAGACCCCAGCGTGAGCCGTGCCTGGGGATGCGGGCTGTTTCTGTCAGCAGCCAGGCCTTGCTGCTGATGAGTCTTTAGCGTGAAGCCAgtcttcatgaaatatttttttttgtctgttctgtTGCCTTGCGTCTCAGCTATCACTTTTGGTTTTCTGCTGCCTATATTTGCTGCTCCATCTTTTTACATCATCctctagcttttttttcccacctcctgttctgttttctttttaaatactctcAGTGCTGAGGAGCGGGTGACTGACCGACTGATGAGGTGGAGTATCCTGGTGATGTGCAGTCAGAGGCACTTTCGTCCCCACAGTTATGGGAAGGAAGAGGCTGCCCTGGCAGGTAAGACTCGCTCGGGAAGAAGAGAGCGagctttccctcctctctttgcctGGGTGGCTGCAGCCCACCTTCTAGCTCGGACTTCTGAAATAAAAGcgtgctgctgctgtctttgtAGAAAAATAATCTGACAATTCTAAAAGtatgttggttttttggttttgttggggttttgtgtgCGTTATTCCCTCTCTACTTCTGAATTCTGCTCTGAAGAACACTGGGCTCTAGCAGATGGTGATGTAGGAGTGGAAGAAGCCTGGTACTTTCTAGGGAGATATTCCTGCAGGCAGGAGCGCAGCCCCCCTCCCCAACTTGGACATGCAGCAGGTCTTCAAAGCCTGGTGCTGCTGCGAAGGCAGCCGGGGCCCCACGGCGGTGCTGGGGCAAGAGGTGCCTCGGCAGGGGCCAGCGTGTGGCTGTGACCCTCGCCCCCGCCCCCAGCTTTGCCACGTGCGGGACCTGCCCGTTGCCTTCCAGCTCAGGTGGTGGCTGTAGGTTTGGGTGGCCGGGGTGGCCTGGCTGAGCTAAGGCACTGCCAGCCCTCCCCGCTGCAGTGCGTTCGTGGAGCTGTAAGCGGTTTACAGTTCAGTCAGTGGATGAAGTCTGTACCCCAGAGGGGTGTAAAGGTGAgatttcccccccacacacactgctctgtgctgctcttgttTCTGGCTGCCTTAAGAGtccactcttttttcttttttagcaacCAGCAAGACAAATACGAAATGGAGGGACTGATGCGCTGGCCTCTGTGGCAGTAGGACTTGGCCCCTTCAGAAAGGgttctgctggcagcagcctgcaggagccctcccagctgggatggggcagCAGCTCAGATACTCTGGGTTGGTGTCTCCATCCCCGTTGGAGCTGGAGTGGTGGTCTGGGCTCTGTAACATAGTTGGAGCAACTAAGGTGCTTGTTGCTTGactggctctgacaggggccaggCTCGCCCAGGGAGCGCTCGAGGAGCACCCACCCCTAGGTGAGGCAGAGGTGCCGTCCCTTCCCTGTGTGCACCCAGGAGCGGGGCAGCTCTCACCCGGGGGCTGTGAGGACACTGTCCTTCAGAAGGAGCCCCTGTAACTTGGTGGGAGTGCAGTGGAGCGAGGCTGTGCCATGTAAGACAAAAGGCCTGTTCAGCagtgggagctgtgggtgcagcagGTACAAAGGccagtttaattttttaaaagagcCTGGCCACTTTCATCTTCATTACAGAATTAAGCAGCAGTACCAGCTTCTGTTATGTGTCAGCCACTTAAAATCCTGTTCTTCCCCTAGTAAGACAGGAGGAAAATAAACATGCTTCCTCTACCAATTCATTACTGAGCCCATTAAGTTGCTGTAACTCATTATCACAGGCTCCTTTTTGTCAACAGTTCACGCTGAGGCCTGACacagtgctgcagctcctgcaggcaCTGGCTTCACTAAGGTTCATGTCTGTCAGTCCTGGCCTGTCTCCTCCTTTGCCCCTCACACTGCCGTGCCTGGCTGGGAGGGCCAAGTccaccaccccctgccctggcaggcactgctgctgccctgggcaggaaCAATGTCACTGTCCTGCTGTAAGGGGCCACCTGGGGCCTGATCCCGCCCCAGGCTCCACCAAAATAACCACAGTTATACACCTCTTGCCTATTTATACAATAAGCACTAAGGTTACACTTTATTTACAAGTTTTGAAAAATGTACAGTTTCTTACATGGGTTACTTGTGCAAAGTTAAACTTCTCAACTAACAGACCAATGTGCACACAAAAGACACTGGAACAGTGGACAACACAACTGTAGGTCTCATCCCACACTGCTGCTTTAAGGTACTGTATCCAAATGTACAAACTTAGCCTTACAAAAAAAGTGAGTCTGGACTTACAAATGTTTTTTCAgagttgaaaaaatattttcataaaactgAAGGGAAACTAACTCAAGCATGCAGCAGTAGCTCACACAAACCCCACGGTAATCTACAAAGAGCAGAAACTGCAGAGACCCAAGTGCCTACCCCCTACTTCATTCAACCTTTCCACGAGGCACAGCCGGATCCCAAAGAACTTCTTATCTTTCTCAGCTAAAGATAAGGGGCAGGAGAAGGACACTGAAGGGGAGTAATTCCACCACTGGAACACTTCAGGTTTTACCTCTTCCTTGATGTGGAAGGTCTGCGCTCAGAGTACCACAGCTCTACCTGGTTTTGTCCAGTAATGCCTCAGTGACAGGACTATAGAAACATATTGAAGCAGTCTCTGTAGGCatgtcctttaaaataaaaattaaaaaaaagggggggttgTTTCTCAGCCTAAGCAAAGATCAAAGTACCACAACTGTAGTGATTTATGTATATCTGTACATAAATCTTGTGTGTGAAGTGCAGCGGTAACTAGCATTCCACGGTCTTACTAAATATCTGAATTGGAATCAATTTGAGAGTTGTTTTTTCTCCATGAGCAAGGAGTTGCTAAACCAATACAAAAGGGAAACGAGGTTACTTCTTCACTCAGTACTTACAAATGCAGTGGGGTCTAAACCAATAGTAGAGGTAAATGACCAGCCTGGACACATCAGCACTTTAGTTAATATCAGttaaaaaatgtgtatgtatataaacatCCCTTTTATCAAGCTACACATAAGCATCACTGTGTATAACACAATTACAATTAAAAGCTTAGTGTACACTACAGAAATGCACAATACTGCCCTAAGACTGGAGAGGGACCACAGGAAATGAATTCGGCATCAGTAACTCTTTTGCAAGTAACCCAAGTACAGAACATTTGACTTCAAAGTGGGTGCTTTCTGATGTCCAAGGAGAAGAAGCTTCAGCAAGGGAGGGTGGCAACAGCACAACAGCTATTCTGCTTGCAAAGTAAATGCTAGGAGGAAAAAGATGACTCAGACACTTTGTTTATTTCCTCATCAACAGAGTGTTCATTTGCATCATCCTGGGTCAACAGTCACGCCAGCTCTGTTCTACTATTGCAGAAACCCGTTTTTCATATTCCCGCTTATTCTCTTGGTATAGCTGAGCTGCCTGGCTGTTTGCTGGACTGTTAGGATTTGGCTCATCCAATAGAGACTgtgcaaagagaaaaagattcTTAGGCACTCGAAAGCATGCATAGTTTTCCGACATATTCCTTAAACTATCCGCACAAGTTAGCGAGCAGAGGTTAATCTAGCTACAGGTACGGCACGCTGCGGTATTCCAGCTGCGAGTGACGGGAAGCTTTCGCTATCAGTCTCACTCTTGGCAGCGCAGGCGACTGCTGAACCGATGGCAGTGCCATTGCTGGGTGGGTCCCTTCAGCCACCGCCTGCGGTCACTGGCCGCTCCCTTTACACCTGGGAAGCATTCACACTTTAGCAAATCCCAAGGTATAGCGGCTATACTGCCtagcaggaggggaggaaaaaaaaaaaagtgtttcctgagcTGTTTTTGTCAAAGCATCCTGATTGCATTCTGCCTTTTCATGCAGAGTTCTTTTTACCTGTATGGATGTTAAGATGGAGGAGACATCATAAGTAGGACTCCAACGATTCTGAAGAATATCCAGACATATACTACCATCTGCATAGACTAGAAAAGGTTCAAGAAGAATGGCTTAAAACAGAAGTTGTACAGCTACTCGGTTTTTATCTAGCACTACCTCATGCTGAAAACTGACAAACACCGCAGAAGTCAATACCGTCTGGCAGACTTAAGTCCAGCAAACAGGCCTGTAGGCAGGAAGAGGTGAAGCTTGTCACCCACAGCTGTCTGAGGTACTTAAAGTCAACTGCTGCTTATTCTTCAACATCAAGCTTCTCTACAAGATTGCAACTACCACTATGGAAAACCATGAATAGATTTTTAAGGCAAAAGAATTTAAGCTACCCACAAGTGAACCAAATAAAGAACACAAGCAAAAAGCTGTTTACACATAAGATTTCCCCTGAAAGTATCTACCACAGACAGTGTCTAGTCACCTTTCTGACAGCACCTCAAGAGGAACCTTCCCTCCGTGCACTTtacccacacacacacttactACACTGGAAAGTTTCCAGTATTTCTTCACAAAGCTAATACTTGTTTGGAGGCAAGGCACACATCTCCAACCTCTAATTACCAAGGGGATTACTGAAACAATCTTACTATCACTGGCTGTAGTTAGAAACTAGCACTACATTTCAAGGTGTAGCATTCTTACAGGCATTTTTGGGAAGTACAGTGATGAAAGACAACGGCATTCAGCACTGTCACTACACCCGTATGCACTACGTATAGACAAAAGCCCAGGGCACTGCTGTTTAAGTACAAAATACTCTTCTGTGAGGTTTAACAACAGGCAGCTGAGAGAGAAGAGCATCTCATCAACACTGTGCTGTAACACCTGAAAGGTAAGAGGCTCCTTTCGTTTCAAGCCTGAGCACTGCTCACATATTCATCTTTACCAAAACTACACAGAACCACACTGCAATTTTGGTAGCTTAATAGATAGTGGAAACTTTTATAATAAATAGACCCTTTTCTACAGAACTATAGCATgctatatcttaaaaaaaaaaaaaagcaagcattgtGTAAGTACTTACCATTTGGATGAAACATTTTCGAGACAAATCTAACAGTAGGTGGCTTATTCGGATATTCTTCTGTGAATTCTATTGTAAGTTTGAAAGTTCCTGGagttgagagagagagataagTAACCTTTATTCAGAATGAATTTACACAGGGGATGAGTAAGTAGTATCCCTCCACAAACACAAACCGGTACCACTGTGCTCATACATGCATGCTGGAGAGGGAATATAGATCGCTCAGTCCTACAGTGATTCTTCTACTCTCTTTGGGGTTAATCATTAACTCTGAAGTCCCAGACAGTACTGGTACAAGAGTATCTCCCATGACTGACTTTTACTGCCAAAACCACCACCCCAACCAAAAGGTTTGTGTAAGgaaataaatctgtccttgaggttttcttcCACAAAGCCTCATCCCAGTGCACTGTGAAAACAACACACATTGGTGTACAACCAGCCGTGTAACAGGCCATGATTGAGTAAGTCCTAGAGACTGGGATATGCTCTCATGCCAAGGACCTCCTTATTTCCTCCCTGtttaaatttcaagaaaatacatttttatcaacGACTGTGAAGTAATTAGGTCTTATTGTAGAAAAGTAGTATTGAAAACAGCATCCAAATCAGacaccttaaaataaaaatcgGATCATTTACTTCACATTAACTACTCTTCCTTTGAGAAAGACTAATCAAGCGGAAACAGAAAACTGTGTAGTCCCAATCCAATCATTTTAACAGCCTGCACCAACATAAGTTATCTTGGCCCTTCTCCTCAGGCTATGACAATCCGAGAACAAGAAGTCTGTCAACTAAGCTGCATACATATGGGTCCAGGGGACTAAGCACTGCTGGCAATTCCAATCAGTAGCTGAGGAACGCTGCGCACTCAACTTCACAACAGGGAAGAGTCTCTTTACCATGCTGTGGCCTCAGACCAGCCAAGTGGGAGGCAGTTTATGGAGTTCCTGGGTCTGTCCAGAGAGACGTATCTGAAGCACCTTCATATAAATATACAGCCCTCCCGTAAAAGGAACGTACCTTACAGCAACAGCTCTAACACCTGCTAGCGCAGACATGGTACCTTTTTTGAAAAGGCATTCTTACGTATcactgacaggtttttttcccccctcaacaCTCAGTGCCCAAATTAAAACTCAGGGGCTCAGATATAAAGCTCATCCTTGCTTCCTACTGTGAGGGAGTTTTCCAGCACTAATATAATTAATGTATTCCTTTGTTTGGCTGGCAAATATGTACCAACAACTGGTAGCCAGAGAAGAGATTTTTTCAacccttttcctgtttttcagatcAGCAAGGACCTGCAGTGTTTCTAAGGGACTCCTTCCTTTATAAGGAGATAAATTATGATGTTGAGTTGCAAGAAATGAAGGTCACTGCTGTGACGTCCCAGTTTGCATATGAAGACACAGTACAGATGCTTCACAGCTATCTGAACAGCAGTGGGAAGTCCAAACATCCTAAAAATAAGtttttacatgtttgttttttattagTAGCCTAACAGCTTAAGAGCAGAGAGCCCCCAGCATGCTATCttactgtaaaacaaaaggaacaaaagtAGCATAGTTAAGATTGTTCAAATTAGCAGAAGCCTGCAGTGGGGCTTTCAAGCTTTACCCCAGCTAATCCAGAGGCACAGAGACAGATCCAAGATCAGTTTGAAAGCCAAGTTAGTAACAACTTCTACCAGCTGCGAGCATCAGCTCAGGACTACCCCTCCTCCCTACACAGTGACAATCCCAAGCAACACTGGCCCTTTGGAATCAAACGCTTAGAGATTTGATTCTAAACCTTAAGAGAttcccagctctccctgccccagTTCTGGTTCTCAGTAGCCTCCTTATGAGGTAGGAAAGCAGgcattttcttctgtggaagagTGACTAAGCAAGCAGTAGGCTGAAAACTGAGCACAAACCGTCAAATAGTAGAGTTCAACAAGCATACTTGAGAAAATGAATGCTATTCCAGAACACTGACTGaagtgggagcagaggggataGATAAGATGGCCAAAAATCAGTAACATGGGCAGTTTGGTCTCAGAATCCAtttaaaactgctgaaagaaaggGAAGCTATCTGTCCCACCAGGGACAGGACAGCATTACTTTTAACACAAATCTGAGCGAGCGGTTAGACAGTTTCCAGCTGAAGCATCTACCTACTCAAATTTCCAAGTTAAGACCCAGAGTGGCAACGGCTCTTTGAAAGGGCTCCACAGTACACAACACCTCGCTGTTGAGCTTTATTAAAGGACAGATCCAGAGATCCAGTGAAGCAAAGTCCAAAGGTCACTCCCACTGAAAGCCCACACAAGTGAAGCAGGTATCACGACACACACTGCTGGCTGGGGATGAGGCCTTCAGCATCCAGTCTGTTGCTAATTTTATAGGTTTCAACTGGTATTCCTTGCAACTTACCCTAGACAGCCAATTTTAAAATTGTCATTCATTTCATTATTCATATCAGGATCATCACTGATCTTAAGAGAacattccctttttctctcttgtaTTTATTTACCTTGTTGATCTGTTTATTCTGCTTCGGGATGTGAAACTCTGGCATGGCTAACAGGGAGGCTTCTCCATGGCCTGTACGCTGGCCTGAGTGTCCCCCACCAGAGCAGTGCCCAGGGCCCTGCCAGGCCCTCCTCGCTGCAAGGAGCGAGGGCAGCCCCCTCTATTCCTCTGTCCATAAAGCAGGGACGATCTCTTCCTCTCCCGCATGAGGATACAGAATCCATATTCTGTAAGCAAGGAACAAACCCTACAGAAGGCAAACGCCTTGCTCTCTCTGTTCAAGCCTCCTGCACACTCACAGCAAGGCAGGAGACTACAACAGCTGTGTTACTTAACCCTCTCCAAGCCAGGAATCCTGCACTAACCATAGTATCACCATCCAGCTTCAGAGAACAGGTCTGAAGGACTGGGAGAGCCTGGGTTTCTATCCCTGTGACAGCACTACCACTTCAGATGCCACACACATAGATTCTTAGAAATATGGTGAAGGGCAGGGTAAATATCCCCAGGGTCCTACTGCAGACACCTGCAATTGAGTCCTCTTAAACCAGAAGATGGAAGTTATGCTGCTGATCTAAATTAGTAGTTGCTCCTAGGCCGAGTCAGCCTGCGCACTGAGTTGTGAAAACACCCTCTGAAgtctgggggtggaggggagggagggttgtTAGCCGCATTATGCTGCACAGCAAGTAAACAAACGTGTTTGAACTTAAGGTTTTCAGTTCAGACAAAGCCAAGAAATCTCGGAAGCTGAGACTGGAGAAGGGTCTCACCAGAATGAGTATAAAGAACAGGGATTCTCATGATGTTGAAGTTATTGCACCTCTagttcaaccaaaaaaaaaaattcacaggcTACTTTCACAAGAACTAAGGTATCTTAAGTCTTACAGTATCACCAAGAAGTGACAGAGCCTAAAGACAACAATACAAAGCGACTTCTGAAGAACACTGCCCTGCAAAGGCTTCCTGGAAAGGATTAGAGCTCCAGCGTACCTTTGTCTTGCACAGGCCTGCACAGTTACCATACAAGCACAAACTAACAGCTCAATACTGTTAAATAAAAATTCCCTTAATTTTACCTACATTATGCTAAACTGCATCTGAACTGTGCTACTCCACCTGCTTAATGGAAAAGCGCAGTTGAGGCACCAATCCACCCATATCTCTAGGCACCACTTAGTATTTTGTTATCTAGCACAATGTAAGATACGTCCCAGAGAAAAGGAGATAAGCATATCCTACAACGCAAGACATATCTGTTTTCCTGCGCGCATACTGTGAAAACACACACTTTGCTATGAAAAGAGCAATCCATCTCTCACCGAGATTATATTATTAGATCAAGCAAAGCAGtaggacagcagcagcagactcAAGCATCTGTTTGAACTTCAAACTGCTGTGAGTGCAACATGTCCTAAGTGTTTGAGATAAAGACACAGTGCTGCCACAGTGGAAAGCACAGAGGAAATCAGTACGTCAGGGCTCTCAAAAGCAGCCTGCAACTAAAtggaaatatatggaaaaaagcCCTTATAGCATCTGTTAACCCCACACTGAGCTCGAAGAGCCTGAACATAGAAACAACCTGCATTTTAGCACACTGCAAGGAGACAGCTTTCTGCTCCAAACAGTGAATCACGCTATTAATGGCAGTGCACCAAGAACCTAAGCAGCTCCAGCAACCCTCACAGAAGTTTAAGAGAGCCTTCTTTAAGGTTTACAAGACGAGAAAACAGAACAGATTTAGTCTATCTGTTCTATTATGTAATATGGCATACTTAAGTTCTAAACATTAGACTTCTGAAGCAGCTACTATAGCAAGTTTCAGAATTAatccaatatattttaaaaaaagtaactggAGTCTTTGGAGTTTTCTCAGgcctgaaatatttaaaatcttcaaattctttacagaaaaaaaaaaatctgcaatttaCAGGCATGCCCACAGGTGTTACCTTCAAGGATAAACAGAGACAAAGGAGTTAGCCAAGAACAACATAAGAGTTAAGGAATTTTTCCTATGCTTTTGTCATGAGTCATGGAGATCCAGGATTAATTATAGCCTGcactgaaagcatcaaaaaaaaaaaaaagcatcactgaTTTCAGTTAGACAGTATTTCATGTCTAACAAGTTTTCACAAAGATGCTAGAGTATTCATACAGCATCAGTAAAGCTATAAAAGACAGTAAGGCCAGAGAGAAACTGCTGGGACACAGGTGTGTTACAAGCACCTATTTAGTCagcttttaaagttaaaaagTCCTTTTAATCTTTAACCCTGAATGATACCAACTGTAGC is drawn from Strix uralensis isolate ZFMK-TIS-50842 chromosome 13, bStrUra1, whole genome shotgun sequence and contains these coding sequences:
- the UBE2A gene encoding ubiquitin-conjugating enzyme E2 A isoform X2 — encoded protein: MSTPARRRLMRDFKRPEGTPFEDGTFKLTIEFTEEYPNKPPTVRFVSKMFHPNVYADGSICLDILQNRWSPTYDVSSILTSIQSLLDEPNPNSPANSQAAQLYQENKREYEKRVSAIVEQSWRDC
- the UBE2A gene encoding ubiquitin-conjugating enzyme E2 A isoform X1, coding for MSTPARRRLMRDFKRLQEDPPAGVSGAPSENNIMVWNAVIFGPEGTPFEDGTFKLTIEFTEEYPNKPPTVRFVSKMFHPNVYADGSICLDILQNRWSPTYDVSSILTSIQSLLDEPNPNSPANSQAAQLYQENKREYEKRVSAIVEQSWRDC
- the NKRF gene encoding NF-kappa-B-repressing factor isoform X1 yields the protein MPPPEPERVPEPVPESVLEQWRQYNETERQWGLRRRFILRHLHGYPGAAIDQLLSLSVLWTNHVFMGCRYGLQVMEKVLKMAEGIDIGEMRTYELVPSRKLKRYHSPSDSPELEEIPEPPKKMVPRFRVRPRFEPIHFVTSAEKDDKKEESLDNQMQEVNQEANTNSIVQPPENCTNSFVSAREVDPQLSNSAGFGFAGQAAAAKKAVNSMDSTASSVLQVSVSPSTVQSASETFPPSAIMLKQSFIEKLSAAIWKNLANPDANTGTDKINYTYLLTRSIQACKTNPEYIYVPLKEIAPADLPKSRKLLTDGFACEVRCQNVYLTTGYAGSKNGSRDRAAELAVRLLKNSVEVRVVQRKFRHTYHEDLVVCEAGVSRPDFPPALKPHEEFVVANRDCVPMQPGTESVKGSTNTSKHWTSFVLTENASDAIGILNNSASYNKMSVEYKYELMPNRSWRCQVYLQDHCLAEGFGTKKTSKHAAAEEALKILQKMQSNITTIKVTQVQKVGCSSRGSGRKKDLKDLVIYENSNNPVCTLNDTAQFNKMTVEYVFERMTGMRWKCKVLLEDEFIAEAVGVKKSVKHEAAEEAVKILKKTQPTVVNNLKKGTIEDVISRNEIRGRSAEEAFKQKIKEDNIGNQILRKMGWTGGGLGKDGEGIREPISVKEQFKREGLGLDVERVNKIAKRDIEEIIRNYARSESHIDLTFSRELTMDERKQIHQIAQKYGLKSKSHGQGHNRYLVVSRKRRKEDLLDQLKQEGQVGHYELIMPQAK
- the NKRF gene encoding NF-kappa-B-repressing factor isoform X2; translated protein: MCAGPELEEIPEPPKKMVPRFRVRPRFEPIHFVTSAEKDDKKEESLDNQMQEVNQEANTNSIVQPPENCTNSFVSAREVDPQLSNSAGFGFAGQAAAAKKAVNSMDSTASSVLQVSVSPSTVQSASETFPPSAIMLKQSFIEKLSAAIWKNLANPDANTGTDKINYTYLLTRSIQACKTNPEYIYVPLKEIAPADLPKSRKLLTDGFACEVRCQNVYLTTGYAGSKNGSRDRAAELAVRLLKNSVEVRVVQRKFRHTYHEDLVVCEAGVSRPDFPPALKPHEEFVVANRDCVPMQPGTESVKGSTNTSKHWTSFVLTENASDAIGILNNSASYNKMSVEYKYELMPNRSWRCQVYLQDHCLAEGFGTKKTSKHAAAEEALKILQKMQSNITTIKVTQVQKVGCSSRGSGRKKDLKDLVIYENSNNPVCTLNDTAQFNKMTVEYVFERMTGMRWKCKVLLEDEFIAEAVGVKKSVKHEAAEEAVKILKKTQPTVVNNLKKGTIEDVISRNEIRGRSAEEAFKQKIKEDNIGNQILRKMGWTGGGLGKDGEGIREPISVKEQFKREGLGLDVERVNKIAKRDIEEIIRNYARSESHIDLTFSRELTMDERKQIHQIAQKYGLKSKSHGQGHNRYLVVSRKRRKEDLLDQLKQEGQVGHYELIMPQAK